In Dromiciops gliroides isolate mDroGli1 chromosome 4, mDroGli1.pri, whole genome shotgun sequence, one DNA window encodes the following:
- the ALDOC gene encoding fructose-bisphosphate aldolase C, translating to MPHLYPALSAEQKKELSDIALRIVAPGKGILAADESVGSMAKRLSQIGVENTEENRRQYRQVLFSADGRIKKCIGGVIFFHETLYQKGDDGVPFVRTIQDKGIVVGIKVDKGVVALAGTDGETTTQGLDGLSERCAQYKKDGADFAKWRCVLKISDHTPSPLAILENANVLARYASICQQNGIVPIVEPEILPDGDHDLKRCQYVTEKVLAAVYKALSDHHVYLEGTLLKPNMVTPGHACPFKYTPEEIAMATVSALRRTVPPAVPGVTFLSGGQSEEEASINLNAINRCPLPRPWALTFSYGRALQASALNAWRGQRDNESAATEEFIKRAEVNGLAAQGKYEGGGEDAGAAGQSLYIANHAY from the exons ATGCCCCATTTATATCCAGCCCTGTCGGCTGAGCAAAAGAAGGAACTGTCGGACATCGCCCTTCGGATTGTTGCTCCGGGCAAGGGCATCTTGGCAGCTGATGAGTCTGTTG GCAGCATGGCCAAGCGTCTGAGTCAGATTGGAGTGGAGAATACAGAGGAGAACCGCAGACAGTATCGCCAGGTCCTGTTCAGCGCCGATGGAAGGATCAAAAAATGCATTGGGGGTGTCATCTTCTTCCATGAGACCCTCTACCAGAAGGGCGATGATGGGGTGCCCTTTGTCCGCACCATCCAGGACAAGGGCATTGTTGTGGGCATCAAG GTTGATAAAGGTGTGGTTGCTTTGGCTGGAACTGATGGAGAAACCACCACACAAG GGCTGGACGGGCTCTCTGAACGCTGTGCTCAGTACAAGAAGGATGGGGCCGACTTTGCCAAGTGGCGCTGCGTGCTGAAGATCAGTGATCATACACCCTCTCCCCTGGCGATCCTGGAGAATGCCAACGTGCTTGCTCGCTACGCCAGCATCTGCCAGCAG AATGGCATTGTGCCTATTGTGGAACCCGAGATTTTACCGGATGGAGACCATGATCTCAAACGATGCCAGTATGTCACCGAGAAG GTCCTGGCTGCTGTCTACAAGGCCCTGAGTGACCACCATGTGTACCTTGAGGGGACACTGCTCAAGCCCAACATGGTGACCCCTGGTCATGCCTGCCCCTTCAAGTACACCCCTGAGGAGATCGCCATGGCAACTGTCTCTGCCCTACGTCGAACTGTGCCTCCTGCCGTCCCAG GTGTGACGTTCCTGTCTGGAGGTCAGAGTGAGGAGGAGGCTTCAATCAACCTCAATGCCATTAACCGCTGTCCTCTCCCCCGGCCTTGGGCATTGACCTTCTCCTATGGGCGTGCCCTACAAGCCTCTGCCCTCAATGCTTGGCGTGGGCAGAGGGACAACGAGAGCGCTGCCACTGAGGAGTTCATCAAACGGGCAGAG GTGAATGGTCTTGCTGCCCAGGGCAAGTATGAAGGAGGTGGAGAAGATGCAGGAGCAGCCGGGCAGTCACTCTACATTGCTAATCATGCCTACTGA